A window of the Myxococcus fulvus genome harbors these coding sequences:
- a CDS encoding acetamidase/formamidase family protein, with amino-acid sequence MRRLLLAWLCCCVPSLVLAQSVVKEEWVVTTDMWGNALHQGLSLERSGKRLAGTFDGDTLEGERTGNEVRFTVTDSRQARYVYTGKVRGDRLEGTADVPDTNDKKARVKRAFTARRIPERPAGPPRRHEFTPTSWSNEFSADRAPVLTLWSGDTVKTTTLDSGGMDERGVSHALYGNPQTGPFFIADARPGDMLAVHLKRLRLNRRSADSLDSIVGRAMTPLLASKATELGKPVRWTLDWEKGVARPESPTEKLKDFTVPLRPMLGGLAVAPGFGSPPVSTGDTGRFGGNMDFNEVVEGNTVYLPVFQPGALLYVGDAHAGQGDGETSQFALETSMEVELTVEVIRGKAPSMPRVESPTHLMVLGQAGSLDDALRQATSGLTQWLAQDYGLSLSESAQVMGTSVQYVVANLAGRSVGVAAKLDKARLAPLRPSGK; translated from the coding sequence ATGCGACGACTCCTCCTGGCCTGGTTGTGCTGCTGCGTCCCGTCCCTCGTTCTCGCGCAGTCGGTGGTGAAGGAGGAGTGGGTCGTCACCACGGACATGTGGGGCAACGCGCTTCACCAGGGGCTCTCGCTGGAGCGCTCGGGGAAGAGGCTGGCCGGCACGTTCGACGGTGACACGCTGGAGGGTGAGCGCACGGGCAACGAGGTCCGCTTCACCGTCACCGACTCACGGCAGGCGCGCTACGTCTACACGGGCAAGGTGCGGGGCGACCGGCTGGAGGGCACGGCGGACGTGCCGGACACGAACGACAAGAAGGCGCGGGTGAAGCGGGCGTTCACGGCGCGCCGGATTCCGGAGCGGCCCGCGGGCCCGCCGCGTCGGCATGAGTTCACCCCGACGTCGTGGTCGAACGAGTTCTCCGCGGACCGGGCGCCGGTGCTGACGCTGTGGTCCGGGGACACGGTGAAGACGACGACGCTCGACTCCGGTGGGATGGATGAGCGTGGTGTGTCTCACGCACTGTATGGCAATCCGCAGACGGGGCCGTTCTTCATCGCGGATGCGCGGCCTGGGGACATGCTGGCGGTCCACTTGAAGCGCCTGCGATTGAATCGGCGGAGCGCGGACAGCCTGGACAGCATCGTCGGGCGGGCGATGACGCCGCTGTTGGCGTCGAAGGCGACGGAGCTGGGCAAGCCGGTGCGCTGGACGTTGGACTGGGAGAAGGGCGTGGCGCGGCCGGAGTCGCCCACGGAGAAGCTGAAGGACTTCACGGTGCCGCTGCGGCCGATGTTGGGGGGATTGGCGGTGGCGCCGGGCTTTGGGTCGCCGCCGGTCTCCACGGGGGATACGGGGCGCTTCGGCGGCAACATGGACTTCAACGAGGTGGTGGAGGGCAACACCGTCTATCTGCCCGTGTTCCAGCCGGGGGCGCTGCTCTACGTGGGAGATGCGCACGCGGGGCAGGGGGATGGCGAGACGTCGCAGTTCGCGCTGGAGACGTCGATGGAGGTGGAGCTGACGGTGGAGGTCATCCGGGGCAAGGCGCCGTCGATGCCGCGAGTGGAGTCACCCACGCACCTGATGGTGTTGGGACAGGCGGGCTCGCTCGACGACGCCCTGCGCCAGGCGACGAGTGGCCTGACGCAGTGGCTGGCGCAGGACTACGGGCTGTCGCTCTCGGAGAGTGCGCAGGTGATGGGCACGAGCGTGCAGTACGTCGTCGCCAACCTCGCGGGCCGCAGCGTGGGCGTCGCGGCCAAGCTGGACAAGGCCCGGCTGGCGCCGCTGCGGCCCTCGGGGAAATAA
- a CDS encoding SWIM zinc finger family protein has translation MTALNHTYLYASPSELVPVEKGHALRLMTSGGGAPQPYFFEGRLTQPRLTALSLRALSRVVGSRFFIPPAMLNRILREADPVVTCGRGMLRFEGFSGCASTYARVDLTPAAYEGDVASFGTTNVDFNAAMRAALSTVREEEPLSLSVGHAEVALQRGDTRVVERKVPLPLRWLKGFAEVQAYLSRLTPFAELSATEALRFLRGLPRTRGDKSVHYLVPQGRTVRLSSTESKGAMRITGLERLRVLEDLVPSAKRLILHADPRGQATAFVLDLGASRFTLALSSEVWRGFSGEGQALTALAQQAQVEQVLSTLRAELRWEAVLEPLALARKLGAPEELVRQGLLVLGVRGLVGFDSQTAAFFHRELPFDFAQVEALAPRLADARALLVAGAVEADPKELGAFWVRGSDVTYHVLLDAEGEPLRCGCPWFSRHALDRGPCKHLLAARLHVHRAEDDDSP, from the coding sequence ATGACAGCGCTGAACCATACCTATCTGTACGCGAGCCCCTCCGAGCTCGTCCCCGTGGAGAAGGGGCACGCGCTGCGGCTCATGACCTCCGGTGGCGGCGCACCCCAGCCGTACTTCTTCGAGGGGCGCCTCACCCAACCTCGATTGACGGCGCTGTCGCTGCGAGCCCTCTCGCGCGTGGTGGGCTCGCGCTTCTTCATCCCGCCCGCCATGTTGAACCGCATCCTGCGCGAGGCCGACCCGGTGGTGACGTGCGGGCGAGGCATGCTGCGCTTCGAGGGGTTCTCCGGCTGCGCCAGCACCTACGCCCGCGTGGACCTCACCCCCGCCGCCTACGAAGGGGACGTCGCGTCCTTCGGCACGACGAACGTGGACTTCAACGCCGCCATGCGCGCGGCCCTGTCCACCGTGCGCGAGGAGGAGCCCCTCTCGCTGTCCGTCGGCCACGCGGAGGTGGCGCTCCAGCGAGGCGACACGCGCGTGGTGGAGCGCAAGGTCCCCCTGCCCCTGCGCTGGCTCAAGGGCTTCGCCGAAGTGCAGGCCTACCTGTCGCGCCTCACCCCCTTCGCCGAGCTGTCCGCGACGGAGGCCCTGCGCTTCCTGCGAGGACTCCCCCGGACCCGTGGCGACAAGAGCGTCCATTACCTCGTCCCCCAGGGGCGCACCGTCCGACTGAGCTCCACCGAATCGAAGGGCGCGATGCGCATCACCGGCCTGGAGCGGCTTCGGGTGCTCGAGGACCTGGTCCCCTCCGCGAAGCGGCTCATCCTGCACGCGGACCCTCGGGGCCAGGCCACCGCCTTCGTGCTCGACCTGGGCGCGTCACGCTTCACGCTGGCGCTGTCGAGCGAGGTCTGGCGCGGCTTCTCCGGAGAGGGACAGGCGCTGACGGCCCTGGCGCAACAGGCCCAGGTGGAGCAGGTGCTGAGCACGCTGCGCGCGGAGCTGCGCTGGGAGGCCGTGCTGGAGCCGCTGGCCCTGGCGCGCAAGCTGGGCGCTCCCGAGGAGCTCGTGCGACAGGGCCTCCTCGTGCTCGGCGTGCGAGGGCTGGTGGGGTTCGACTCCCAGACGGCCGCATTCTTCCACCGAGAGCTGCCGTTCGACTTCGCGCAGGTCGAGGCCCTCGCGCCGCGGCTCGCCGATGCGCGGGCCCTGCTCGTGGCGGGCGCGGTGGAGGCGGACCCGAAGGAGCTCGGAGCCTTCTGGGTGCGCGGCTCGGACGTCACCTACCACGTGCTCCTGGACGCGGAGGGTGAGCCCCTGCGCTGTGGCTGTCCCTGGTTCTCCCGGCACGCGCTGGACCGCGGGCCGTGCAAACACCTTCTCGCGGCGCGGCTGCACGTCCATCGCGCCGAGGACGACGATTCGCCATGA